A window of the Hordeum vulgare subsp. vulgare chromosome 5H, MorexV3_pseudomolecules_assembly, whole genome shotgun sequence genome harbors these coding sequences:
- the LOC123396162 gene encoding alpha-copaene synthase-like yields the protein MTERRDKLVLEARDKLLTLCDPLAELKMIDALQRLGVSYHFKEEIDLKLHKLSSQKFDCENLHGISLQFRLLRQDGCYMSCDVFQSFMQNQEDFEATMQRDARALLALYEATHLGTPDEQFLEDAQRKTTSLLKSRIDRLEKPLADKVKHALETPCFRRMKILEARLYILLYQKDTEECNETLDELAKLNFYLLQRLYREEVREICEWYYEKESPRRLFYARHRPVESYFWALGVYYEPQYAKARKFLAKFIATITPYDDTFDNYGVWEELQPFANVMQRWDMKEVEQLGECYEDYARFMFGTMIEIENALPKDIATRNVNFIKNIINEVCKGYLTEIYWRDNKYIPPLEDHLKVTLVTSFYWATSCTAFVVSEENITEEVLQWMSKFPQIVKDSCIVARLMDDIVAHELETEKNNVATVVTCYMKEYGTTKEVASESLWEVVENAWKDMNKEFLTMTDIPSSLLIRVINLARMMETMYKEIDGYTDSAILKNRTSLLLEQPMTF from the exons ATGACTGAACGACGGGACAAGCTAGTACTCGAAGCAAGGGACAAGTTACTCACCTTATGTGATCCATTGGCTGAGCTGAAGATGATCGATGCACTCCAGCGTCTCGGAGTTTCTTACCATTTCAAAGAGGAAATCGATTTGAAACTACATAAGCTTTCCTCACAGAAGTTTGACTGTGAGAACCTTCATGGCATCTCCCTTCAGTTTAGGTTGCTGAGGCAAGACGGGTGTTACATGTCTTGTG ATGTATTCCAAAGCTTTATGCAAAACCAAGAGGACTTTGAGGCCACAATGCAACGTGATGCACGAGCTCTACTTGCACTTTATGAGGCAACTCATCTTGGCACACCAGATGAGCAATTTCTCGAAGATGCTCAAAGGAAAACAACGAGTCTCCTAAAATCAAGAATTGACCGTCTTGAAAAACCACTTGCAGATAAAGTGAAACATGCTCTTGAGACACCATGCTTCCGTAGGATGAAAATATTGGAGGCTAGGTTATATATCCTTCTATACCAGAAAGATACAGAAGAATGCAATGAAACACTAGATGAACTCGCAAAACTGAATTTTTATCTTCTCCAACGCCTTTACAGGGAAGAAGTGAGGGAAATATGCGA GTGGTATTATGAAAAGGAATCCCCACGGAGATTATTTTATGCAAGGCACAGACCAGTAGAATCATACTTTTGGGCACTCGGGGTGTATTATGAACCACAATATGCCAAGGCTAGAAAGTTTTTAGCAAAATTTATAGCAACAATTACACCATATGATGACACTTTTGACAATTATGGTGTGTGGGAAGAGCTGCAACCTTTCGCTAATGTCATGCAAAG GTGGGACATGAAGGAGGTTGAACAACTCGGAGAATGCTACGAAGATTATGCACGGTTTATGTTTGGCACCATGATTGAAATAGAGAACGCACTTCCAAAAGACATAGCAACCAGAAATGTTAACTTTATCAAAAATATT ATTAATGAAGTATGCAAAGGCTATTTGACTGAAATTTATTGGAGAGATAACAAGTACATACCTCCCTTGGAAGATCATTTGAAGGTGACACTCGTTACAAGCTTTTATTGGGCTACTAGTTGCACTGCTTTTGTTGTATCTGAAGAGAACATTACAGAGGAGGTTCTACAATGGATGTCTAAGTTTCCTCAAATTGTAAAGGATTCTTGTATTGTAGCGCGGCTAATGGATGATATTGTTGCGCATGAG CTTGAAACAGAAAAAAACAATGTTGCCACTGTTGTAACTTGCTACATGAAAGAGTACGGAACAACAAAAGAGGTGGCAAGTGAATCGCTTTGGGAAGTTGTGGAGAATGCATGGAAAGATATGAACAAGGAGTTTCTCACCATGACTGACATACCATCTTCACTGCTTATCCGTGTAATAAACCTtgcaaggatgatggagacaatgtatAAGGAGATTGATGGGTACACAGACTCGGCGATACTGAAAAATCGGACATCTCTGTTGCTTGAGCAGCCAATGACGTTCTAG